From the Huiozyma naganishii CBS 8797 chromosome 2, complete genome genome, one window contains:
- the FKS1 gene encoding 1,3-beta-D-glucan synthase (similar to Saccharomyces cerevisiae GSC2 (YGR032W) and FKS1 (YLR342W); ancestral locus Anc_4.173) encodes MLDGAYQQDPYQQQHQQQPPQQGQEYYQQYDDYGQPINNGFYDQTDSYSQDYYNGNNGNMPGQPPMMMGDNGENFSDFSSYGPPRNGPVPDANGMYPPPGSMYQDQQYPPSQLSYGDNANAFQSSSGASTPAMYDPNAIAMALPNDPYPAWTADSQAPVTVEQIEDIFIDLTTRFGFQRDSMRNMFDHFMTLLDSRSSRMSPEQALLSLHADYIGGDTANYKKWYFAAQLDLDDAVGFRNMSFGKLSRKARKAKKKAKKAMKEAMENGENTEETLEKLEGDNSLEAADFRWKAKMNSLTPMERVRHIALYLLMWGEANQVRFTSECLCFIFKCGLDYIDSPLAQQRTDPLPEGDFLNRIITPLYSFIRDQVYEVVDGRFVKREKDHADVIGYDDVNQLFWYPEGIARIVSTDETKLIDLPAEERYMRLGDIVWGDVFFKTFKETRSWLHMITNFNRIWVMHICIYWMYVAYNAPTFYTHNYQQLVDNQPLAAYRWSTAALGGSVAAFIQLVATVCEWIFVPRKWAGAQHLSRRFWFLVGIFGVNLGPIIFVFAYDKDTVYSTATHAVGAVMFFVAVATIIFFSIMPLGGLFTSYMQKSSRRYVASQTFTASFAPLYGLDRWLSYLVWVTVFAAKYSESYYFLILSLRDPIRILSTMTMRCTGEYWWGAKICKHQGKITLGLMIATDFILFFLDTYLWYIIVNTIFSVGKSFYLGISILTPWRNIFTRLPKRIYSKILATTDMEIKYKPKVLISQVWNAIVISMYREHLLAIDHVQKLLYHQVPSEIEGKRTLRAPTFFASQDDNNFETEFFPKNSEAERRISFFAQSLATPIPEPLPVDNMPTFTVLTPHYAERILLSLREIIREDDQFSRVTLLEYLKQLHPVEWECFVKDTKILAEETAAYDNSDENDFEKGDTLKAQIDDLPFYCIGFKSAAPEYTLRTRIWASLRSQTLYRTVSGFMNYSRAIKLLYRVENPEIVQMFGGNAEGLERELEKMARRKFKFLVSMQRLAKFKPHELENAEFLLRAYPDLQIAYLDEEPPLHEGEQPRIYSALIDGHCEILDNGRRRPKFRVQLSGNPILGDGKSDNQNHALIFYRGEYIQLIDANQDNYLEECLKVRSVLAEFEELNVEQVNPYAPELKYEEQTTNHPVAIVGAREYIFSENSGVLGDIAAGKEQTFGTLFARTLSQIGGKLHYGHPDFINAAFMTTRGGVSKAQKGLHLNEDIYAGMTALLRGGRIKHVEYYQCGKGRDLGFGTILNFTTKIGAGMGEQMLSREYYYLGTQLPIDRFLTFYYAHPGFHLNNFFIQMSLQLFMLTLVNLHALAHESIICIYDKNKPKTDILYPIGCYNLSPAIDWVRRYTLSIFIVFWIAFIPIVIQELIERGVWKATQRFFRHICSLSPMFEVFAGQIYSAALISDLTTGGARYISTGRGFATSRIPFSILYSRFAGSAIYMGSRSMLMLLFGTVSHWQAALLWFWASLSALMFSPFIFNPHQFSWEDFFLDYRDFIRWLSRGNSKYHRNSWIGYVRMSRSRVTGFKRKLLGDDSEKAAGDAARAGRMNLIMAEIFPCAVYAGGCFIAFTFINAQTGVRNGPDDTVNSVLRVIICTLGPIAINLGILFFCMGMSCCSGPLFGMCCKKTGAVMAGFAHGVAVVIHICFFIVMWVLEGFSFVKMLLGVITCIQCQRFVFQCMSVLMLTREFKNDSANTAFWTGKWYGKGLGWAAWTQPSRELTAKVIELSEFAADFVLGHIILICHLPFLLIPQIDRFHSVMLFWLKPSRQIRPPIYSLKQARLRKRMVKKYASLYFLVLIIFAACIVGPAVASSHVHDIGKGLTGVAHNLFQPRNLSNNDTGLSMSTYLSHYYTHTISLKTWSTIK; translated from the coding sequence ATGCTGGACGGCGCGTACCAGCAGGATCCGtaccaacagcaacatcaacaacaacctcCGCAACAGGGGCAGGAGTACTACCAGCAGTACGACGACTACGGTCAACCCATAAACAATGGGTTCTACGATCAAACGGACTCGTACTCCCAGGACTACTACAATGGCAACAACGGTAACATGCCAGGCCAACCACCCATGATGATGGGTGATAACGGCGAGAATTTCTCGGATTTCAGCTCGTATGGACCACCAAGGAACGGTCCCGTGCCAGACGCTAACGGTATGTACCCTCCACCTGGGTCCATGTACCAGGACCAACAGTACCCACCTTCGCAGCTCAGCTACGGTGACAACGCGAACGCGTTCCAGTCCTCCTCCGGTGCGTCCACGCCAGCGATGTACGATCCAAACGCGATAGCTATGGCGCTACCTAACGATCCGTACCCTGCTTGGACCGCAGACTCCCAGGCACCAGTCACCGTCGAGCAAATCGAGGATATCTTCATCGATTTGACAACGAGGTTCGGGTTCCAGAGAGACTCGATGAGAAACATGTTCGACCATTTCATGACTCTCTTGGACTCTCGTTCCTCCAGAATGTCCCCAGAACAGGCGCTTCTTTCCTTGCACGCGGACTACATTGGTGGGGATACCGCTAACTACAAGAAATGGTACTTCGCCGCGCAATTGGACTTGGATGACGCTGTCGGGTTCAGAAACATGTCTTTTGGGAAACTGTCCCGTAAGGCAAGAaaggccaagaagaaggccaagaaggCGATGAAGGAGGCCATGGAGAACGGGGAGAACACAGAGGAGACTCTGGAGAAACTAGAGGGCGATAACTCGCTGGAGGCTGCAGACTTCAGGTGGAAGGCGAAGATGAACTCCTTGACACCAATGGAGAGAGTCCGCCACATCGCGCTGTACTTGCTGATGTGGGGGGAGGCCAACCAGGTCAGATTCACCTCCGAGTGTCTGTGCTTCATTTTCAAGTGTGGGTTGGACTACATCGACTCGCCGTTGGCGCAGCAACGTACGGACCCATTGCCCGAAGGTGATTTCCTGAACAGAATCATCACTCCATTGTACTCGTTCATAAGAGATCAAGTCTACGAGGTTGTCGATGGCAGATTCGtcaagagagagaaagacCATGCAGATGTCATCGGGTACGATGACGTCAACCAACTGTTCTGGTACCCAGAAGGTATTGCCAGAATCGTCTCCACGGATGAAACGAAATTGATCGATTTGCCAGCAGAGGAAAGATACATGAGACTGGGCGATATAGTCTGGGGCGATGTGTTCTTCAAGACTTTCAAGGAAACACGTTCTTGGCTCCACATGATCACCAACTTCAACCGTATCTGGGTCATGCACATCTGTATCTACTGGATGTACGTTGCCTACAACGCTCCAACTTTCTACACGCACAACTACCAACAACTGGTCGACAACCAGCCTTTAGCTGCTTATAGATGGTCCACAGCCGCACTAGGTGGTAGTGTGGCCGCATTCATCCAATTGGTCGCCACCGTCTGTGAATGGATTTTCGTCCCCAGGAAATGGGCTGGTGCACAACATTTGTCCCGTAGATTCTGGTTTTTGGTCGGTATCTTTGGTGTCAATTTGGGCCCGATCATCTTCGTATTTGCATATGATAAGGACACCGTTTACTCGACGGCAACTCACGCGGTCGGTGCAGTCATGTTCTTCGTCGCTGTCGCCActatcattttcttctccatcatGCCTCTAGGCGGGTTATTCACCTCCTACATGCAGAAATCGTCCAGACGCTACGTGGCTTCTCAAACATTCACGGCGTCGTTTGCCCCCCTGTACGGGTTGGACAGATGGTTGTCGTATTTGGTATGGGTGACAGTGTTTGCCGCTAAATACTCCGAATCTTACTACTTTTTGATTCTGTCGTTGAGAGATCCAATCAGAATCCTGTCAACCATGACCATGAGATGTACCGGTGAGTACTGGTGGGGGGCAAAGATTTGTAAGCATCAAGGTAAGATCACTTTGGGGTTGATGATTGCTACCGATTTCatcctgttcttcttggataCTTACTTGTGGTACATTATCGTGAACACGATCTTCTCCGTTGGTAAGTCGTTCTACTTGGGTATCTCGATTTTGACTCCATGGAGAAACATTTTCACTAGATTGCCAAAGAGAATCTACTCCAAGATCCTGGCTACCACTGATATGGAAATCAAGTACAAGCCTAAGGTGTTGATCTCACAAGTTTGGAACGCTATCGTTATCTCCATGTACAGAGAGCATTTACTCGCTATCGACCATGTGCAAAAACTGTTGTATCATCAGGTGCCATCGGAGATTGAGGGCAAGAGAACTTTGAGAGCCCCAACTTTCTTCGCTTCACAAGATGACAACAACTTTGAAACGGAATTTTTCCCAAAGAATTCGGAGGCAGAAAGAAGAATCTCCTTCTTTGCCCAGTCTTTGGCTACCCCTATCCCTGAACCTCTACCTGTTGACAACATGCCTACCTTCACTGTATTGACTCCTCACTACGCTGAAAGaattcttctttctttgagGGAGATTATCCGTGAAGACGATCAATTCTCCAGAGTTACTCTACTAGAATACTTGAAACAATTGCACCCAGTCGAATGGGAGTGTTTTGTTAAGGACACGAAGATTTTAGCCGAAGAAACTGCCGCTTACGATAACAGTGACGAAaatgattttgaaaagggtgacactttgaaagcCCAAATCGATGACTTGCCATTTTACTGTATTGGTTTCAAATCTGCTGCTCCTGAATACACTCTGAGAACCCGTATCTGGGCCTCTTTGAGATCCCAAACTTTGTACCGTACAGTCTCTGGTTTCATGAACTACTCAAGAGCTATTAAGTTGCTGTACCGTGTTGAAAACCCtgaaattgttcaaatgttTGGTGGTAACGCTGAAGGTTTAGAAAGAGAATTGGAAAAGATGGCCAGAAGAAAGTTCAAGTTCTTGGTTTCTATGCAAAGATTGGCCAAATTCAAACCTCACGAATTGGAAAATGCTGAATTTTTGTTGAGAGCGTACCCTGACCTGCAAATTGCCTACCTGGATGAAGAACCTCCTCTACACGAAGGCGAGCAACCTAGAATCTACTCCGCTTTGATCGATGGCCACTGTGAAATTTTGGACAATGGTCGTAGACGTCCTAAGTTTAGAGTACAATTGTCTGGTAACCCTATTCTGGGTGACGGTAAATCCGATAACCAAAACCATGCTTTGATTTTCTACAGAGGTGAATACATCCAGTTGATTGATGCTAACCAGGATAACTATTTGGAAGAATGTCTGAAGGTCAGATCTGTTTTGgctgaatttgaagaactgaACGTCGAACAGGTTAACCCTTACGCTCCGGAATTGAAATACGAAGAACAAACCACAAACCATCCAGTTGCCATTGTTGGTGCCAGAGAATATATTTTCTCTGAAAACTCGGGTGTGCTTGGTGATATTGCCGCTGGTAAAGAACAAACTTTTGGAACTTTGTTTGCTCGTACTCTATCTCAAATTGGTGGTAAATTACATTACGGTCATCCGGATTTCATCAACGCTGCGTTTATGACCACCAGAGGTGGTGTGTCAAAGGCTCAAAAGGGTTTGCATTTGAACGAAGATATTTATGCCGGTATGACTGCTTTATTGCGTGGTGGTCGTATTAAGCACGTTGAATATTATCAGTGTGGTAAAGGTAGAGATTTAGGTTTTGGTACTATTTTGAATTTCACGACGAAGATTGGTGCCGGTATGGGTGAACAGATGTTGTCCCGTGAGTACTACTATTTGGGTACGCAGTTGCCTATTGACCGTTTCTTGACATTCTACTATGCTCATCCAGGTTTCCATTTGAATAACTTCTTCATTCAAATGTCTCTGCAACTGTTCATGTTGACTCTGGTTAATTTGCATGCTTTGGCTCACGAGTCTATTATTTGTATTTATGACAAAAACAAGCCAAAAACGGATATTCTTTACCCAATTGGCTGCTACAATCTGTCTCCGGCTATTGATTGGGTTAGACGTTACACGCTGTCTATTTTCATTGTTTTCTGGATTGCCTTCATTCCTATTGTTATCCAAGAACTGATTGAAAGAGGTGTTTGGAAGGCCACTCAAAGATTCTTCCGTCATATTTGTTCATTGTCTCCGATGTTTGAAGTGTTCGCGGGTCAAATCTACTCTGCAGCTCTGATCAGTGATTTAACCACCGGTGGTGCTCGTTATATTTCGACAGGTCGTGGTTTTGCGACTTCGCGTATTCCGTTCTCGATTCTATACTCCAGGTTTGCAGGTTCCGCAATTTATATGGGATCTAGGTCTATGCTGATGTTACTGTTCGGTACAGTGTCTCATTGGCAAGCTGCATTGTTGTGGTTCTGGGCCTCGTTGTCTGCTCTGATGTTTTCGCCGTTTATCTTTAACCCGCATCAATTTTCGTGGGaagatttcttcttggactACAGAGATTTCATCAGATGGCTTTCCAGAGGTAACAGCAAGTACCACAGAAACTCCTGGATTGGTTACGTCAGAATGTCTAGGTCTCGTGTTACTGGTTTCAAACGTAAGTTACTAGGTGATGATTCCGAAAAGGCTGCTGGTGATGCTGCCAGAGCTGGCAGAATGAACTTGATTATGGCTGAAATTTTCCCGTGTGCAGTCTATGCTGGTGGTTGTTTTATTGCCTTCACCTTCATCAATGCTCAGACTGGTGTTAGAAACGGCCCTGACGACACTGTGAATTCCGTCCTAAGAGTTATTATTTGTACATTGGGTCCAATTGCCATCAACCTCGGTATTCTGTTCTTCTGTATGGGTATGTCGTGTTGTTCTGGTCCATTGTTTGGTATGTGCTGTAAGAAGACTGGTGCTGTTATGGCCGGTTTTGCTCAcggtgttgctgttgttatCCatatctgtttcttcatcGTTATGTGGGTTTTGGAAGGTTTCAGCTTTGTAAAAATGCTGTTAGGTGTTATTACCTGTATTCAGTGTCAAAGATTTGTCTTCCAGTGTATGTCTGTGTTGATGTTGACTCGTGAATTCAAGAACGACAGTGCCAATACTGCCTTCTGGACTGGTAAATGGTATGGTAAGGGCTTAGGCTGGGCTGCATGGACACAACCATCTAGAGAACTTACTGCCAAGGTTATTGAATTGTCCGAATTTGCTGCTGACTTCGTCCTGGGCCACATCATTTTGATTTGTCACTTGCCATTCCTGCTTATTCCACAAATTGATAGATTCCATTCGGTTATGTTGTTCTGGTTGAAACCATCTCGTCAAATCCGTCCTCCTATCTACTCGCTAAAGCAAGCGCGTTTGCGTAAGAGAATGGTAAAGAAATACGCCTCGTTATACTTTTTGGTGTTGATCATTTTTGCCGCTTGTATTGTTGGACCAGCAGTTGCATCCTCGCATGTCCACGATATTGGTAAGGGTTTGACTGGTGTTGCTCACAACCTGTTCCAGCCAAGAAACTTGAGTAACAATGACACTGGTTTGTCCATGTCTACATACTTGAGTCACTATTACACGCATACTATCTCATTGAAGACGTGGTCTACAATCAAATAA
- the GAS2 gene encoding 1,3-beta-glucanosyltransferase (similar to Saccharomyces cerevisiae GAS2 (YLR343W); ancestral locus Anc_4.174): protein MMPVNLWFSTYAQLLFINLIFAEKVQFDFPTIEIYGNKFFNSRTSNQFFMKGIAYQPRRDDHEMEVNQRNDVFETKYIDPLAEPSICLRDLPYLNKLGVNTIRVYSIDPTKSHDVCMEALKKENIYVLIDLSEPDVSIIRDNPVWSVEIWKRYKDVVDSMEQYPNVLGFFAGNEVTNDNTNTDASPFVKAAIRDLKKYMEEQKYRAIPVGYSTNDDVDTRMSLAQYYVCGDVTADFYGINMYEWCGYSSFGTSGYKERTEEFENYPVPVFFSEFGCNLVRPRPFTEVGALFGPKMSKVWSGGLVYMFFEEENGYGVVSIDEQTGEVVELPDFENLRREYSKVKVSGIKKEEFDGTFGRTIAHKNINCPAKTSNWKANSQLPHTPNDAQCQCLDVVLPCLVEAFDDDEKYKTYFDYVCDKVDCSDITANGEKGDYGEFSECSATQKLALQISKLYMKEGTGTKICPLDDPNVYFNDGVNQKKEKQCGTIYDKVKNKSLLGKKAPLKTKTGKKLHSLEGSVKNNMAVSDISSCKSYIIYIVVLLATSLI from the coding sequence ATGATGCCAGTCAACTTATGGTTTAGCACATATGCACAATTGCTTTTCATTAACTTAATTTTTGCCGAAAAGGTCCAGTTTGACTTCCCAACCATAGAGATTTATGGgaacaagtttttcaacagCCGTACTAGCAACCAGTTTTTCATGAAGGGTATTGCATATCAGCCAAGGAGAGACGATCATGAAATGGAAGTGAATCAGAGAAATGACGTTTTTGAAACTAAATATATAGACCCTTTGGCAGAACCCTCCATTTGTCTGCGGGACCTGCCatatttgaacaagttggGTGTTAACACCATAAGAGTTTACTCTATTGATCCAACCAAAAGTCATGACGTCTGCATGGAGGCTttaaagaaggaaaatatatACGTGTTGATTGATTTATCGGAGCCCGACGTTTCGATCATAAGAGACAATCCCGTTTGGAGTGTCGAAATATGGAAAAGGTATAAAGATGTTGTTGATTCGATGGAACAATACCCAAATGTTTTGGGATTTTTCGCTGGAAATGAGGTTACAAATGACAATACAAACACAGATGCTTCCCCATTTGTAAAGGCTGCAATAAGGGAcctcaaaaaatatatggAGGAGCAAAAATACCGTGCCATTCCAGTGGGATACTCAACAAATGATGATGTTGACACAAGAATGTCATTGGCCCAGTATTATGTCTGTGGGGATGTGACTGCTGACTTTTACGGTATAAACATGTACGAATGGTGTGGCTATTCTTCATTTGGAACCAGTGGCTACAAAGAGCGGACTGAGGAATTTGAGAACTACCCAGTTCCTGTGTTTTTCTCTGAATTTGGATGCAATTTAGTAAGACCACGACCATTTACAGAAGTTGGTGCCCTATTTGGACCAAAAATGTCAAAAGTATGGTCTGGTGGACTGGTATATATGTTTTTCGAGGAGGAAAATGGGTATGGTGTTGTGAGTATAGATGAACAGACTGGCGAAGTGGTTGAATTGCCggattttgaaaatcttCGTCGGGAATACAGTAAGGTTAAGGTCAGTGGCATTAAAAAAGAGGAGTTTGATGGCACTTTTGGTAGAACAATTGCACACAAGAATATCAATTGCCCTGccaaaacttcaaactGGAAAGCTAATTCACAACTACCTCATACTCCAAATGACGCACAATGCCAATGTTTGGACGTTGTTCTTCCTTGTCTGGTAGAGGCatttgatgacgatgaaaaatataaaaCTTACTTCGATTACGTTTGTGACAAGGTGGATTGTTCTGATATTACTGCCAATGGTGAAAAGGGAGACTATGGAGAATTTTCAGAATGTTCTGCTACCCAAAAGCTTGCACTCCAAATTTCCAAGCTGTATATGAAGGAAGGAACTGGGACCAAAATATGTCCCCTCGACGATCCAAACGTATATTTTAATGATGGAGTGaaccaaaagaaagagaagcaaTGCGGAACTATTTATGATAAGGTCAAAAACAAGTCTCTGCTGGGTAAAAAAGCTCCTTTGAAAACCAAGACTGGAAAGAAACTTCATTCCCTTGAGGGGTCTGTAAAAAACAATATGGCTGTTTCGGATATCTCTTCCTGTAAGAgttatataatatatatcGTTGTGCTTCTAGCTACAAGCTTAATTTAG
- the RPL26A gene encoding 60S ribosomal protein uL24 (similar to Saccharomyces cerevisiae RPL26B (YGR034W) and RPL26A (YLR344W); ancestral locus Anc_4.176) produces the protein MAKQSLDVSSDRNKSRKAYFTAPSSERRVLMSAPLSKDLRAQYGIKALPIRREDEVLVVRGAKKGQEGKVSSVYRLKFGIQVDKISKEKSNGASVPINLHPSKVVITKLHLDKDRKALIERKGGKLE, from the exons ATGGCTAAGCAATCTCTAG ATGTCTCCTCCGACAGAAACAAGTCCAGAAAGGCTTACTTTACTGCCCCATCTTCTGAGAGAAGAGTCCTAATGTCTGCTCCTCTATCCAAGGATTTGAGAGCTCAATACGGCATCAAGGCTTTGCCAATCAGAAGAGAAGACGAAGTCCTAGTCGTCAGAGGTGCCAAGAAGGGCCAAGAAGGTAAGGTCTCCTCCGTTTACAGATTGAAGTTCGGTATTCAAGTCGACAAGATCTCCAAGGAGAAGTCTAACGGTGCCTCCGTTCCTATCAACTTGCACCCATCCAAGGTTGTCATCACCAAGTTGCATTTGGACAAGGACAGAAAGGCCTTGATCGAAAGAAAGGGTGGTAAGTTGGAGTAA
- the KNAG0B05710 gene encoding bifunctional fructose-2,6-bisphosphate 2-phosphatase/6-phosphofructo-2-kinase (similar to Saccharomyces cerevisiae YLR345W; ancestral locus Anc_4.177), whose protein sequence is MESELSDEVSRASSSQGNHMARTQKRWDDIPSELATPADERDVERFGTDSVHQPVDPRYYMSPGQLYSTDSGSLFHAGKILIALVGLPATSKTLLAVAITRYTRWLGVRTKSFHVSEYRNKTEDGVDSSCSSTGLEFERKCVHLAVDDMKKFFQESRGQIATYDALNIQKKDRQELVRIFRDQDVKVLFIESIMTDQGLIDDNIQVALNSKKYINWDKQRAIDDYTTKLSVNESVYEQMTPEENLVYLKFVNFGEKIVINDNQYGYLVNKIVFFLMNLKSKKSRVYLARCGTSNSDKYIDDELLNEEGIAYSKKITDIIINRIRDRRGCTEGEFDPKKVMVWAGPRKRTYDTGMFFQQRGVFVVGRSQLKQLHPGAIADLTEEQVKKRYPKEYHDSLKDLYHFRFPRAESYHDLAVRMESLLMELEHTDKDVVIIAHESVLRVLYGYLLACTVPDVPKLEFTRGEITEVTFGPFCNTVERIPVPLDHK, encoded by the coding sequence ATGGAATCAGAGTTGAGCGATGAGGTTTCAAGGGCTTCGAGCTCACAGGGTAATCATATGGCAAGAACACAAAAAAGATGGGATGATATACCTTCGGAACTAGCCACGCCCGCTGATGAGCGCGACGTAGAGAGGTTTGGTACTGATTCTGTACACCAGCCCGTGGACCCGCGGTACTACATGTCACCAGGACAGCTGTACTCCACTGATTCGGGATCTTTGTTCCATGCGGGGAAAATACTGATTGCGCTCGTTGGCTTACCTGCTACGTCCAAGACACTGTTGGCGGTGGCTATCACCAGGTATACGAGGTGGCTAGGGGTGAGGACCAAATCGTTCCATGTTTCTGAGTACAGGAACAAGACGGAGGATGGGGTGGACTCTTCTTGCTCGAGCACTGGGTTGGAGTTTGAAAGGAAGTGCGTTCACCTCGCTGTTGATGACATGAAGAAGTTCTTTCAGGAAAGCAGGGGCCAAATTGCCACGTACGACGCGCTAAACATccagaagaaggacaggCAGGAGCTGGTCAGGATTTTTCGGGACCAGGATGTCAAAGTTCTGTTTATCGAGTCTATAATGACGGACCAAGGGTTGATTGACGATAACATACAGGTTGCTTTGAATTCTAAGAAATACATTAACTGGGATAAACAGAGGGCCATAGATGATTACACGACGAAACTGTCCGTTAACGAAAGTGTCTACGAGCAAATGACCCCGGAGGAAAACCTGGTCTATTTGAAGTTCGTCAATTTTGGGGAGAAGATAGTCATCAATGACAACCAGTACGGTTACTTGGTAAACAAGATAGTTTTCTTCctgatgaacttgaagtCGAAAAAAAGTCGCGTGTACTTGGCGAGATGCGGTACTAGTAACTCCGATAAATATATCGATGACGAGTTACTGAACGAGGAAGGTATTGCGTACTCAAAGAAAATCACGGACATAATCATAAATAGAATCAGGGACAGGAGGGGCTGTACGGAGGGCGAGTTTGACCCCAAGAAAGTGATGGTTTGGGCTGGGCCAAGGAAGAGAACGTATGACACAGGTATGTTTTTCCAGCAGCGAGGAGTGTTTGTAGTCGGCCGGTCCCAACTGAAACAATTACATCCAGGTGCAATTGCAGACCTTACAGAGGAACAAGTAAAGAAAAGGTATCCGAAGGAGTACCATGACTCGTTGAAGGATCTCTACCACTTTAGATTCCCTCGCGCTGAGTCGTACCATGACCTGGCAGTGCGGATGGAGTCGTTGCTAATGGAGTTGGAGCACACCGACAAGGACGTGGTCATTATTGCACACGAGTCTGTGCTGAGAGTTCTGTACGGCTACTTACTAGCCTGCACGGTGCCGGACGTCCCTAAGTTGGAGTTCACGCGTGGTGAGATAACCGAGGTGACATTCGGACCCTTTTGCAACACAGTGGAGAGGATCCCAGTACCCTTGGACCATAAATAG